In a single window of the Nilaparvata lugens isolate BPH chromosome 1, ASM1435652v1, whole genome shotgun sequence genome:
- the LOC120351472 gene encoding uncharacterized protein LOC120351472 — MIDYILYQGDLRYAVRDVKVIRGAELDTDHRLLVADTGFVERKDGRQKAYMRIKHEELRSRENRERYQTELSARIENWQTQEERYTDVDKFWSDLKEAVTGAAKEVCGERKVGKFKKRTRWWSEEVKRKVKEKKKAYKKYMISKRQEDFRKYVEKRNDAKRSVKLAKIQAWEDFGRDLHDQHGQDNGRAFWETVKHLRGKFGKNVRTIVNEDGRLVSQMDEVLERWRRFYEVKFRDNNEHMDEENDQNEDMPMLDEIEGITSDITRDEVEENEGW, encoded by the coding sequence ATGATTGATTATATATTGTATCAAGGAGATCTTAGGTATGCTGTGAGGGATGTGAAGGTGATCAGAGGAGCTGAGCTGGATACTGATCATAGGCTTCTAGTGGCAGACACTGGCTTTGTAGAGAGAAAGGACGGCAGGCAGAAGGCATACATGAGAATCAAGCACGAAGAATTAAGATCCAGGGAGAATAGAGAAAGGTACCAGACAGAGCTCTCAGCCCGTATAGAGAACTGGCAAACCCAGGAAGAAAGATACACCGATGTGGATAAATTCTGGAGTGACTTGAAAGAAGCCGTGACTGGAGCTGCCAAGGAGGTATGTGGTGAGAGGAAAGTTGGAAAGTTTAAAAAGAGGACAAGGTGGTGGTCAGAAGAAGTGAAGAGAAAGgttaaagagaagaaaaaagcaTATAAGAAATATATGATCTCTAAGAGGCAGGAAGATTTCAGAAAGTATGTGGAGAAACGGAATGATGCTAAAAGAAGTGTAAAATTGGCAAAGATACAGGCATGGGAAGATTTTGGTAGAGATCTACATGACCAACATGGACAGGATAATGGCCGAGCCTTCTGGGAAACAGTAAAACACCTGAGAGGGAAGTTTGGAAAGAATGTTAGAACAATAGTGAATGAAGATGGAAGATTGGTGTCACAGATGGATGAAGTATTGGAGAGATGGAGAAGATTCTATGAAGTTAAATTCCGGGATAATAATGAGCATATGGATGAAGAAAATGATCAGAATGAAGATATGCCTATGCTAGACGAAATTGAGGGGATTACATCGGATATTACCAGAGATGAGGTTGAAGAAAATGAAGGTTGGTAA